A single Penaeus chinensis breed Huanghai No. 1 chromosome 7, ASM1920278v2, whole genome shotgun sequence DNA region contains:
- the LOC125027250 gene encoding aminopeptidase N-like has protein sequence MLLFALLVLSHAALGLPNADDVTISPWGSTESPPITTHVPVTTRKKPDDLGIRLPSSLKPLHYLVKLQPFINGNFSIFGYMEVEMEVLEPTSKIKLHMADIITQNDTIKVYTPGKTGSQAVRIKKHEYDHDRQFYIAHLKKELQKGKKYILSMEFLGYLNDKLHGFYRSTYMDADGNTRNVAVTQFQPTDARRAFPCFDEPALKATFEIQLARESWMTTLSNMPIAETVPIVGQEGWVWDRYEKSVPMSTYLVVFVVSDFVQINSTVNDVAFRVWARREAIDQAEYAMEVGPKILSFFEEYFDLPFPLPKMDMVALPDFSAGAMENWGLITYREQYLMYIPEVSTPESKASVANTISHELAHQWFGNLVTPVWWDDLWLNEGFATYISSLGVDRAEPTWKVLETSVIQRAHGVFDLDSLESSHRISIPVGHPDEIAEVFDGISYQKGASIIRMMTHYLTEATFRKGLTNYLKALAYKNAVQDDLWKYLTLAAHEDGILPQEVTVKMIMDTWTLQMGYPVIHVKRSLDGTSAILTQERFLVEKSTNSSDMTDYKWWVPLTYTTQSEANFNQTQAKLWMKDSEDYIIVFSLPPTDQWVIFNLQQTGYYRVNYEAHNWNLIIQQLKKDHRVICPMNRAQIIDDAMNVAKAGRLSYDIAIGVYAYLRNEEEYLPWATGVSELTYIESMFKRRSGYGALKRYLLDLVLPLYKAVGFDEKVDDPYIEQKKRKIAVHWACKLGHKDCLDKALTLYRQWMANSDNTSFSLISPNLKWTVYCRAIKEGGEAEWDFAWDQYLRTNVASEKTLLLSAMACTKEAWILSRYLEMAINPASGIRLQDVGAVLRSISYNDVGRSLVWNYLTRNWNDIYAFKKRRRGELMKSITYSFNTNEELHEVQSFLRRRKVSLEGNQRNVQQAEEKVKNNVAWMDANYDVIVQWLEENGYSSKLRVT, from the exons ATGCTGCTGTTTGCTCTGCTCGTTCTTAGCCACGCTGCACTGGGTTTGCCTAATGCTGATGACGTCACGATCTCACCTTGGGGATCGACTGAGAGTCCGCCAATAACA ACTCATGTACCAGTAACTACAAGAAAGAAACCTGATGACTTGGGCATACGATTGCCTAGCTCCTTGAAACCACTCCATTACCTGGTCAAACTCCAACCCTTTATCAATGGCAACTTTAGCATCTTCGGCTatatggaggtggagatggaggtgctGGAACCGACCTCCAAAATCAAGCTCCACATGGCCGACATAATCACCCAAAATGACACAATAAAG GTGTATACTCCTGGTAAAACCGGAAGCCAAGCTGTGAGGATCAAGAAGCATGAGTATGATCATGATCGTCAGTTTTATATCGCCCATCTGAAGAAAGAGCtgcagaaaggaaaaaagtacATTCTTTCTATGGAGTTCCTTGGTTATCTCAATGACAAGCTGCACGGGTTCTACAGGTCGACCTACATGGATGCTGATGGCAACACTAG GAATGTTGCTGTGACACAGTTTCAGCCCACTGATGCCCGCAGAGCCTTCCCTTGTTTCGATGAGCCTGCCCTGAAGGCAACCTTTGAAATTCAGCTCGCGAGGGAATCTTGGATGACGACCCTCTCCAATATGCCCATTGCCGAAACTGTGCCTAT CGTCGGGCAAGAGGGTTGGGTGTGGGACCGTTACGAGAAGAGCGTCCCCATGTCCACCTACCTCGTCGTCTTCGTTGTATCGGATTTTGTTCAAATCAACAGTACAGTGAATGACGTGGCATTTCGAG TGTGGGCGCGACGAGAGGCCATAGATCAGGCAGAGTATGCAATGGAGGTGGGCCCTAAAATCCTGAGTTTTTTTGAAGAGTATTTCGacttgcctttccctctcccgaaGATGGACATGGTTGCATTACCCGACTTCTCTGCAGGAGCCATGGAAAACTGGGGTCTTATTACTTACAG AGAACAGTACCTCATGTACATTCCGGAAGTGTCAACCCCAGAATCCAAAGCATCTGTTGCTAACACAATATCCCATGAATTGGCTCACCAGTGGTTTGGGAATCTGGTGACTCCCGTGTGGTGGGACGACCTCTGGCTCAACGAGGGCTTTGCTACCTATATAAGTTCCCTTGGTGTGGATCGT GCAGAGCCAACATGGAAGGTATTGGAAACATCTGTCATCCAAAGAGCTCATGGTGTGTTCGATCTTGACAGCCTGGAGTCGTCACACAGGATCAGCATTCCCGTTGGTCACCCAGACGAAATCGCCGAAGTCTTTGATGGCATATCCTATCAAAAGG GAGCGTCTATCATCAGGATGATGACCCATTACCTCACTGAAGCAACATTTAGGAAGGGGTTGACCAACTACCTGAAAGCTCT TGCATACAAGAATGCAGTGCAAGATGACTTGTGGAAATATTTAACATTGGCGGCTCACGAGGATGGCATTCTACCTCAGGAGGTGACTGTTAAGATGATCATGGACACGTGGACGCTGCAGATGGGATACCCTGTTATCCACGTTAAAAGAAGCCTGGATGGAACCTCCGCCATTTTGACACAG GAACGTTTCCTTGTAGAAAAGAGCACAAACTCTTCCGACATGACTGATTACAAGTGGTGGGTGCCGCTCACTTACACGACCCAGAGTGAGGCCAACTTCAACCAGACTCAAGCCAAGCTATGGATGAAGGACTCGGAGGATTACATCAtcgtcttctcccttccacccacagACCAGTGGGTCATCTTCAACCTGCAGCAGACGGGCTACTATAGAGTCAACTACGAGGCCCACAATTGGAATCTTATTATCCAGCAGTTGAAGAAGGACCACCGGGTTATTTGCCCTATGAACAGGGCGCAGATAATCGATGACGCTATGAACGTTGCTAAAGCTG GTCGGCTGAGCTACGATATCGCCAtcggtgtatatgcatatctgcgAAATGAAGAGGAATATCTGCCTTGGGCTACAGGTGTCAGTGAACTCACCTACATAGAAAGTATGTTCAAACGGAGAAGCGGATACGGCGCTCTTAAG CGCTACCTCCTGGATTTAGTGTTGCCGCTCTATAAAGCTGTCGGATTCGATGAGAAGGTAGATGATCCTTACATagagcaaaagaagaggaagatagctGTGCACTGGGCTTGTAAACTGGGCCACAAGGACTGTCTCGACAAGGCGCTCACTCTATATAGGCAGTGGATGGCAAATTCAGACAACACAAG tttcaGCCTCATTTCACCAAATCTCAAATGGACGGTATACTGCCGCGCCATAAAGGAGGGCGGGGAGGCCGAGTGGGACTTCGCGTGGGACCAATACCTGAGGACCAACGTCGCCAGTGAGaagactctccttctctccgccatGGCCTGCACTAAAGAAGCCTGGATCCTGTCTAG GTACCTTGAGATGGCCATTAACCCGGCCAGTGGTATAAGACTACAAGATGTTGGTGCTGTATTAAGAAGCATCAGTTACAACGACGTGGGACGCTCCTTGGTCTGGAACTACCTCACACGTAACTGGAACGATATCTACGCATT caagaagaggaggagaggagaattaaTGAAGAGCATAACATACAGCTTCAATACAAATGAGGAACTTCATGAG GTCCAGTCGTTTTTGAGGCGGAGGAAGGTGTCCTTGGAAGGGAACCAGAGGAACGTCCAGCAGGCGGAGGAGAAGGTCAAGAACAACGTCGCCTGGATGGACGCCAACTACGACGTCATAGTCCAGTGGCTGGAGGAGAACGGTTACTCCTCGAAACTCAGGGTTACATAA